One Leucoraja erinacea ecotype New England chromosome 3, Leri_hhj_1, whole genome shotgun sequence genomic window carries:
- the c3h4orf47 gene encoding UPF0602 protein C4orf47 homolog: protein MPGDSGKSDMERIGLFQEMPYITIQDPYKDGMPKPFNEMAYKGRQMMLDGSKSKNATQAGYFDPVFVRIFESESYSDRIKLRRQGRMKAAKKNIGGVFFPSHGDREPCGLGTYYGTIGGSFEAFSRVEKTKPPFVPEMKNFYTNPGKLGTGYGYDHLTIGKSYEHSPDAYTIKSTKKDTALGGPFRLNLYPKDYFDSNPYSTDKMLPPVKLPAPVKKAEVPFKPPSPGKSPGGMKAGTFDDYPSHFSPLDRPPKVDPKARGNLVFRPNPGLKSRPTDSVLKANVNRVVNSMNYKSVDRIMAY from the exons ATGCCGGGAGACTCGGGGAAAAGTGACATGGAGCGCATCGGCCTCTTTCAGGAGATGCCCTACATCACCATTCAAGACCCCTACAAGGATGGAATGCCAA AACCCTTCAATGAGATGGCTTATAAAGGCAGGCAAATGATGTTAGATGGCTCCAAATCAAAAAATGCCACACAGGCAGGATACTTTGATCCTGTATTTGTGAGGATCTTCGAAAGTGAAAGCTATTCCGATCGGATTAAATTAAGAAGACAAGGGAGAATGAAGGCGGCTAAAAAGAACATTGGTGGAGTCTTCTTTCCCAGTCACGGAGACAGAGAACC ATGCGGATTGGGCACTTACTATGGAACAATCGGTGGATCGTTCGAAGCATTCAGTCGGGTGGAAAAaacaaagccaccatttgtacCAGAGATGAAAAACTTTTACACCAATCCCGGAAAACTAGGAACAGGATATGG GTATGACCATCTCACCATTGGAAAATCATATGAACATTCTCCAGATGCCTATACAATAAAAAGTACTAAG AAAGATACTGCCCTCGGTGGACCATTCCGACTGAACCTTTACCCAAAGGATTACTTCGACAGTAATCCATACAGCACTGACAAGATGTTGCCTCCAGTAAAACTTCCTGCACCAGTTAAGAAAGCAGAAGTGCCATTTAAACCTCCCTCTCCTGGAAAGTCG CCCGGCGGTATGAAGGCTGGCACATTTGACGATTACCCGTCCCATTTCAGTCCGTTAGATCGGCCTCCAAAGGTGGATCCAAAAGCTCGTGGAAATTTAGTTTTCCGACCCAACCCCGGTCTTAAGAGCAGACCGACCGACAGTGTCCTGAAAGCCAATGTGAACAG GGTAGTGAACAGCATGAACTACAAGAGTGTTGATCGTATCATGGCTTATTAA